TAGTTTGGGTCGGCCGTAACAAAATTCCATTTAGGAAAAAGCGCTATTTGGTGCTTGGATGATGCGAAACGGTCGGAATTAAATGAATAACGCGATTGAGCTATCCGGAGACGCTTCGGAAGATCCACGTTGGGACGGGCGTATTGAACTTATTTATGGGCGCAAAGTTGAAGGTTGGGCCTGCGATCGAAGTGCGCCCGATGTCCGGGTCGAGGTCGAGGTTTTATGTGACGGTGTGCGAGTAGGTTTCGCGTGCGCAGATCGTTATCGTAGAGATTTGTTCCTCGCTGGCGCGGGAGATGGTCGACACGGTTTCGAAATTCTGTGCGACTTTAGCTTGACTGCTGATTTTCAAATTCGCATAGTAGGAACTGAATACTTTTTACAAAGACATGGGGATATTGCTTCAAGGTCTCAGAGTGAGATTTTAGACTTTGATCCTCTTATGATATACTTAGAGTCGGCTCGCGTGACGCCGAGAGGAATAATTGAGGTAAGTGGCTGGGCGGCCGGCTATTCCGCTATTGAAGAACTCCAGATTTTCCTCGCAGGATCCATATTAGGGCAACCGGAGCTGCATGGGCCGCGGCCTGACGTTCAAGAGGCCTACCCAGAATTCGTGAATGCGGGAACATCCGGATTCTTACTGAAAGCAGAAATCGATGATGCGGCTTTGCTGCATCCCGAGATCAGTGTCGCGGCGCGACTCTTGGGTGGTGTGACTCGCACCGTTTCGAAGGAGTTGCAGATCCCCTCTGTTATTCGTCGGAAACAGCAAAACAAAAACGAATTTCACCATTTCTTCGAGCGCAGTTTGCTTACCACTGGAGGCTTTCTGAAGGTCGATGGTTGGGTCGTTAGCGCTGAGGCGATCACCGCTATCGACGTTTTGGTTGACGGAAAGAATGTCGGGCGGGCCAAATTCGGCTTGGTGCGACCAGATGTGGGCAATTTTTTCCCTTCGATTCCTTCGGCGCGCGATGGTGGTTTCTCGTTCGAGTCAGAACTTGGGGGCTCATGGAGCGGCGAACATCTGATCACGCTGGTCGCTGAGACGGAAGCGGGAACTACTCAGGCGTTGCCGCTTCCAATGTTGGCGCAGGAGGTGAGTTCAGTCGACGAGTGCGGAACGGCAGGCGCTGAAAGTGACCAAATGCGCTTCCACCTCGACGTTCCGGCTGTCTCGGAAGGCGTAGCGACGGAACCGGTGCGCGGGATGTTTTCCATCGCTGGTTGGGCAATAGCCCGATCCGGCATTGCAAATATCGACATCTATCTGGACAGCCTTCTTGTCGGCGCTGCCTCCCGCGGAATGCGTCGCCTCGATATCAACGGGGCGTTTCCAGATTGGAGCGGGTCGCTGCTCAGCGGCTTCGCGATGATGCTCCCGCGCAAGTTATTCACTGGCGAACAGCACACAATTCGCGTTGAAATTAAGGATAACGAAGGTGCGCTTAATGAAATCAAATTTGATGTTTTAGTTGACGCAAATGGCGAAGACGCGCGCTACGGGGCGTTGCGCGAGCGCATCCCGCAGGCGGAAGTCGATCTCAAACTTGATCTGATCGAAGCTTCAGCGAAGAGGCCGGTCTTCACGATCGGCGTGTTGGTGGATGGTGTCGGAAAAGAAGCGTCGGGGCGGCTGCGCAAGACGCTCGATTCCTTGCGGCGTCAAACATTCGACGATTGGCGGGTGCTCCCCTTGGCGACAAAGCCTGCGCTTGCCGCCCAAGTTTTTGAATTGGCGGCAGAATTCGACGCCAATATTGATCCGCGGCGATCGATGAGCACATTGGGCGACCAACGGATGCTCTCCGATGTGCTGGCGCCGTGGCGCGCTACCGGCGGCCGTCCCTATTTCGCGCTACTGCGTGCTGGCGACCGTTTAAGCATTGACGCCCTGCTCGAAATGGCGCTCGAGGCAGCGACTCATCCATGTGCCGATTTCATCTATAGTGACGACCGCCGCAATGATGTTTCAACTCAGGCCCTCTCGACCTTTTTCAAGCCCGAATGGTCGCCTGACCTACTGCTGTCCACCAATTATATCGGCTCCGCTTGGTGCGCCTCCTTTGATGCAGTTGCCGAGTCGCGCCTGCGCGTTGGCCAGTTGGCGCGCTTGGGCGAGTATGACACCGTCCTGCGACTGACGGAAAAGGCAAAGCAAATCAACCGTATCCCGGTGGTGCTCAGCGAACGCGAACGGGGCGTCGGAGATAGTGAAACTCAGGAAATCCACGCCCTGAACCGCGCGATCAAGCGTCGTGGCCTTGCTGGCGAAGTTTTTCGGGGAGATTTCGTTGGAAGCTACCGCGTGCGCCGGTTCGTCGCAACCCAAGGTTTAGTTTCCATTATCATGCCGACAATAGCCGCGCGCGGCTTGGTGAAAACATCAATAGAATCCATTCGAAAATATACTGCATATAAGAATTACGAAATCATCTGTATCGACAACATAAAAGATGATGCATCCGAGTGGAAGCCGTGGCTGCAAGAAAATGCCGACAAAGTTGTGGAATTTTTGGAGCCCTTTAATTGGTCTCGATTTAACAATGTCGGTGTTCAGGCGGCGAAAGGAGAATATTTACTTTTTATCAATGATGACGTTGAAGTGTTGGATCCTTATTGGTTGCATTCCCTATTGGAGCATGTAGGCCGTGAGGAAGTTGGCGTCGTTGGTCCACAACTACTTTATTCGGATTTTCGTATTCAGCATGCGGGCATGTTCCTCGCTAGTTCGGATGCCCGTCATATTTTTCGTTTTCTGGGCGAGGGCGAACCTGGCCCCTTTGGGCTAGCGCGCGTACAGCGCAATATCATCGCGGTCACCGGAGCGTGCATGCTGGTGCGCCGGAGCGTTTTTGAACATGTCGGCGGCTTCAACGAAAAGCACAGCGTCGTCAACAATGACCTGGACTTTTGCCTCCGTGTCCAACGCGCCGGAAAGGTCGTCGTCTACACGCCCCACACGCGCCTCATCCATCATGAAATGGCCAGCCGCGCGAAAATGCAGGACGTGTTCGATCCCAGTTTCACGGAGGAATGGCGGAATATTTTCCTGCTCGGCGATCCCTATTTCCATCCGGCCCTGTCGCGCGACGATATGAATTATGCCCCCGAAGGCGAACCGCCGCGGCTGATCTGCGCCGGTCGTCCTCTGTTGGCGCGCGACAAGGTCAAACGGATTCTTGTCTTGAAGCTGGATCATGTCGGCGATTTCATCACCGGGCTGCCGGCTATACAACGGCTGAAAATGCGATTCCCGCAAGCGGAGATTCATCTCTTGGCCCCCAAGGCCTCCGTCATGCTGGCCTATCTCGAACCGGCGATCGCCAATACGATCGAATTCAATTTTTTCCACGCAGTCTCGCAGCAGGGCCGTCGCGAACTAACAGAAGAGGAATTGCAGGCGCTGGAAGAAAAGCTATTGCCCTATGAGTTCGACATAGCCGTCGATCTGCGCAAGCATGCCGACACGCGCCAGATTCTCCAGCGGACCGGCGCGCGTCTGCTGGCGGGGTTCGATTTTCGCAATGAGCAGTCGTTCCTCGATGTCGCGCTCGAATGGGAAGGCGACAGCAGTTATGTCGGCAAACGCGCCCATGTCGCGGATGATTATGTCGCCCTGGTCGAGCGGATTTCGCTCGCTTGCGAGCGTGACCGGTCCGTGGTCGCCGCTCCAAGTCGTGATCGCGCCGTCGAGGCCGCGTTGAACATTCCGGCTTTGGCCGACATGCGACCTGGCCTGTTCAATCGCAAGGTGGTCTGTGTTCACCCGGCCTCGGGCAACGATCTCCGCCAATGGCCGCCGGAATATTTTGCCGCCTTGATTGACCTTCTGGTCGACATCGCCGGCGTCAACGTCGTGATCATCGGCACAGAGGGCGAGCGCCCGATCGCCCAGCTCGTGCTCGACGAAATCACTCGCCGCGACCGCGTATGGTCCCTTGTCGGGAAAACGTCCATGCGCGACGTCCCGATGCTGCTGCGGGCGGCTTCGCTCTTCGTCGGCAACAACAGCGGCCCGCATCATATCGCCGCGGCCTTGGGCACGCCGACCATCGGCGTGCATTCCGGCGTGGTTTCCGCACAGGAATGGGGGCCGTTGGGCCCTTCCGCGGTCGCGATCCAGCGCGAAATGACGTGCAGCCCTTGTTATGTCGAGGGGCTGAACAATTGTTTCCGAGACTATGCCTGCATGAGGGGACTCCGTCCGGCGGACGTGTTCCGTATCTGCCAGCAAATGCTTGGCGCCAAAATGGAACAATAGTTGCTTGTATTCGCTCGTTTTCTCGACGATTGGTCATTGACA
This genomic interval from Candidatus Rhodoblastus alkanivorans contains the following:
- a CDS encoding glycosyltransferase family 9 protein — translated: MNNAIELSGDASEDPRWDGRIELIYGRKVEGWACDRSAPDVRVEVEVLCDGVRVGFACADRYRRDLFLAGAGDGRHGFEILCDFSLTADFQIRIVGTEYFLQRHGDIASRSQSEILDFDPLMIYLESARVTPRGIIEVSGWAAGYSAIEELQIFLAGSILGQPELHGPRPDVQEAYPEFVNAGTSGFLLKAEIDDAALLHPEISVAARLLGGVTRTVSKELQIPSVIRRKQQNKNEFHHFFERSLLTTGGFLKVDGWVVSAEAITAIDVLVDGKNVGRAKFGLVRPDVGNFFPSIPSARDGGFSFESELGGSWSGEHLITLVAETEAGTTQALPLPMLAQEVSSVDECGTAGAESDQMRFHLDVPAVSEGVATEPVRGMFSIAGWAIARSGIANIDIYLDSLLVGAASRGMRRLDINGAFPDWSGSLLSGFAMMLPRKLFTGEQHTIRVEIKDNEGALNEIKFDVLVDANGEDARYGALRERIPQAEVDLKLDLIEASAKRPVFTIGVLVDGVGKEASGRLRKTLDSLRRQTFDDWRVLPLATKPALAAQVFELAAEFDANIDPRRSMSTLGDQRMLSDVLAPWRATGGRPYFALLRAGDRLSIDALLEMALEAATHPCADFIYSDDRRNDVSTQALSTFFKPEWSPDLLLSTNYIGSAWCASFDAVAESRLRVGQLARLGEYDTVLRLTEKAKQINRIPVVLSERERGVGDSETQEIHALNRAIKRRGLAGEVFRGDFVGSYRVRRFVATQGLVSIIMPTIAARGLVKTSIESIRKYTAYKNYEIICIDNIKDDASEWKPWLQENADKVVEFLEPFNWSRFNNVGVQAAKGEYLLFINDDVEVLDPYWLHSLLEHVGREEVGVVGPQLLYSDFRIQHAGMFLASSDARHIFRFLGEGEPGPFGLARVQRNIIAVTGACMLVRRSVFEHVGGFNEKHSVVNNDLDFCLRVQRAGKVVVYTPHTRLIHHEMASRAKMQDVFDPSFTEEWRNIFLLGDPYFHPALSRDDMNYAPEGEPPRLICAGRPLLARDKVKRILVLKLDHVGDFITGLPAIQRLKMRFPQAEIHLLAPKASVMLAYLEPAIANTIEFNFFHAVSQQGRRELTEEELQALEEKLLPYEFDIAVDLRKHADTRQILQRTGARLLAGFDFRNEQSFLDVALEWEGDSSYVGKRAHVADDYVALVERISLACERDRSVVAAPSRDRAVEAALNIPALADMRPGLFNRKVVCVHPASGNDLRQWPPEYFAALIDLLVDIAGVNVVIIGTEGERPIAQLVLDEITRRDRVWSLVGKTSMRDVPMLLRAASLFVGNNSGPHHIAAALGTPTIGVHSGVVSAQEWGPLGPSAVAIQREMTCSPCYVEGLNNCFRDYACMRGLRPADVFRICQQMLGAKMEQ